From Nicotiana tabacum cultivar K326 chromosome 15, ASM71507v2, whole genome shotgun sequence, the proteins below share one genomic window:
- the LOC107799480 gene encoding uncharacterized protein LOC107799480, giving the protein MDEYSAKRAANGLVGPRRGLRETADNKDKNVQYCTRVGCTGRLNYMKSSRVGGMEKARQLRPTFGSSNGKEVIGSSSVTSSAMSSAGRSCKESHRKSLSNIENKQSDTSSLHEEPVVLKQTQSSAKATGSSKVRLAEIGCSSGTSSSRPRKIFGHMHGSFNQKSPMDSSVSSSSKSISAGTRGGSSSGEGYRLRNLNCNSVSDVLPYKSSSSESSISRRDTVKRRNAEGESSSSSKGKKTSGASSNEGRVIRPATGISISDSRSSRSSDFGEGNRALSVRTRRSMNVNTRLRGSLQESLQTKSSGLSQNLPQPETPILDNPSSSRQFFTDSSSSEYSAYSLPRNDDDDDDDDDDELPGVVPFISAEVGINRFMNRDALQRYNMDGVAQVLLALERIEQDEELSYERLLALETNLFLSGLNFYDQHRGMRLDIDDMSYEELLALEERIGSVSTALPEEALSKCLRKSIYQGIASKTETSEADGDGDDIKCSICQEEYVIGDEIGNLGCEHGYHLECIKQWFGLKNWCPICKAAAAPSESSKNPS; this is encoded by the exons ATGGATGAATATTCTGCTAAAAGAGCTGCTAATGGCCTTGTTGGCCCGAGAAGAGGTTTGAGGGAGACTGCTGACAACAAAGATAAAAATGTTCAGTATTGCACTCGAGTTGGATGTACTGGCCGACTGAATTATATGAAGAGTTCCAGAGTTGGAGGCATGGAGAAAGCCAGACAGCTAAGGCCTACTTTCGGTTCTTCAAATGGGAAGGAAGTCATTGGCAGTTCATCTGTGACATCTTCTGCAATGAGTAGTGCGGGAAGGTCATGCAAAGAATCTCATAGAAAATCGTTGTCTAACATTGAGAATAAGCAATCAGATACCAGTTCCTTACATGAAGAGCCAGTAGTTCTAAAACAGACGCAGTCATCAGCAAAAGCTACTGGATCCAGCAAGGTTAGATTAGCAGAAATTGGTTGCTCTAGTGGAACATCGAGCAGTAGACCTCGAAAAATATTTGGTCACATGCATGGTTCTTTCAACCAAAAGAGTCCAATGGATTCCTCTGTTTCTTCATCATCTAAATCCATTAGTGCTGGGACAAGGGGCGGCAGTAGTAGTGGAGAGGGATATAGGTTGAGAAATCTGAATTGCAATTCTGTATCGGATGTCCTCCCATAtaaatcttcatcatcagaatCAAGTATTAGTAGAAGGGACACAGTCAAGAGGAGAAATGCTGAAGGTGAAAGCAGTTCATCATCTAAAGGGAAGAAAACGAGCGGCGCATCATCAAATGAAGGACGTGTCATTCGTCCTGCTACTGGAATCTCCATCTCTGATTCAAGGAGTAGTAGAAGTTCGGATTTTGGTGAGGGTAATCGTGCTCTATCAGTTAGGACCCGCAGGTCAATGAATGTGAATACTAGGTTGCGGGGTTCTTTACAGGAGTCATTGCAGACTAAGTCTTCTGGCTTAAGCCAAAATTTACCTCAGCCTGAAACTCCAATTCTAGATAATCCTAGTTCGTCCCGTCAATTTTTCACAGATTCTTCATCAAGTGAATATAGTGCTTATAGTTTACCCAGAAACGATGATgacgatgacgatgatgatgatgatgagttaCCTGGTGTAGTGCCCTTCATTTCTGCTGAAGTCGGCATTAACCGATTTATGAACCGTGATGCATTGCAGCGATATAACATGGATGGAGTAGCGCAG GTATTGCTGGCACTTGAGAGAATTGAACAAGATGAAGAGTTATCGTATGAG AGACTACTTGCGTTGGAGACCAATTTGTTCCTCAGTGGCCTTAACTTCTATGACCAGCACAGAGGGATGAGATTAGATATCGATGACATGTCCTATGAG GAATTATTAGCTCTTGAGGAGAGGATTGGCTCTGTTAGTACAGCTCTGCCCGAGGAAGCACTATCAAAGTGCCTCCGGAAAAGCATTTATCAGGGTATAGCTTCAAAAACAGAAACATCTGAAGCTGATGGGGATGGAGATGACATCAAGTGCAGTATTTGTCAG GAGGAGTATGTGATTGGAGATGAAATAGGGAATTTGGGATGTGAGCACGGCTATCATTTGGAGTGCATAAAGCAGTGGTTTGGGCTCAAGAACTGGTGCCCTATCTGTAAGGCTGCAGCAGCTCCATCAGAGTCGTCGAAAAACCCATCTTAG